Proteins from a single region of Catenulispora acidiphila DSM 44928:
- the secY gene encoding preprotein translocase subunit SecY gives MLTAFARAFRTPDLRKKLLFTLGIMALFRLGAHIPAPGVDTKALSACVGISKASGQGNGALGLINLFSGGALLQLSIFALGIMPYITASIILQLLTVVIPRLEALKKEGQAGQTKITQYTRYLTIGLAILQSTTMLTLMKNNPSALLGPGCSGTNVIFQKVDWIGMAVMVITLTAGTTLIMWLGELITDRGIGNGMSLLIFTSITANFPSSLWSIKQGSTTMDGWPVFFGVLLMGMLLVGLVVFVEQGQRRIPVQYAKRMVGRRMYGGSSTYIPMKVNQAGVIPVIFASSLLQLPLMVANFTNPNATKGWAHWVNREFGMTTNGYSLAYSVTYFLLILGFAFFYVSITFVPDEIADNMKKYGGFIPGIRAGKPTAEYLQYVSTRVTWPGALYLAVIAIIPMIALAEFHASGKFPFGGTTILIMVGVGLETVKQIESQLQQHNYEGFLR, from the coding sequence ATGCTCACCGCATTCGCTCGGGCGTTCCGTACGCCCGACCTGCGCAAGAAGCTGCTCTTCACGCTCGGCATCATGGCCCTGTTCCGTTTGGGCGCCCACATCCCGGCGCCGGGCGTGGACACCAAGGCGTTGAGCGCGTGTGTGGGGATCAGCAAGGCCAGCGGCCAGGGCAACGGGGCGCTGGGTCTGATCAACCTGTTCTCCGGCGGGGCGCTGCTGCAGCTGTCGATCTTCGCGCTGGGCATCATGCCCTACATCACGGCCTCGATCATCCTGCAGCTGCTGACCGTGGTGATCCCGCGCCTGGAAGCCCTCAAGAAGGAGGGCCAGGCCGGCCAGACGAAGATCACGCAGTACACCCGGTACCTGACCATCGGGCTGGCGATCCTGCAGTCCACCACGATGCTCACGCTGATGAAGAACAACCCGTCGGCCCTGCTGGGCCCGGGCTGCTCCGGCACGAACGTGATCTTCCAGAAGGTGGACTGGATCGGGATGGCCGTCATGGTCATCACGCTGACCGCGGGCACGACGCTGATCATGTGGCTCGGCGAGCTGATCACCGACCGCGGCATCGGCAACGGCATGTCGCTGCTGATCTTCACCTCGATCACCGCGAACTTCCCGTCCTCCCTGTGGTCGATCAAGCAGGGCTCCACCACCATGGACGGCTGGCCGGTGTTCTTCGGCGTGCTCCTGATGGGCATGCTGCTGGTCGGTCTGGTGGTCTTCGTCGAGCAGGGCCAGCGCCGGATCCCGGTGCAGTACGCCAAACGCATGGTCGGACGGCGCATGTACGGCGGCTCCTCGACCTACATCCCGATGAAGGTGAACCAAGCCGGCGTCATCCCGGTCATCTTCGCCTCCTCGCTGCTGCAGCTGCCGCTGATGGTCGCGAACTTCACGAACCCGAACGCCACCAAGGGGTGGGCGCACTGGGTGAACCGCGAGTTCGGCATGACCACGAACGGCTACTCGCTGGCGTACTCGGTGACCTACTTCCTGCTGATCCTGGGCTTCGCGTTCTTCTACGTCTCGATCACCTTCGTCCCCGACGAGATCGCCGACAACATGAAGAAGTACGGCGGCTTCATCCCCGGCATCCGCGCCGGCAAGCCGACCGCCGAGTACCTGCAGTACGTCTCCACCCGCGTCACCTGGCCCGGCGCCCTGTACCTGGCGGTGATCGCGATCATCCCGATGATCGCCCTGGCCGAGTTCCACGCCAGCGGCAAGTTCCCCTTCGGCGGCACGACCATCCTGATCATGGTCGGCGTCGGCCTGGAGACCGTGAAGCAGATCGAGTCCCAGCTCCAGCAGCACAACTACGAAGGCTTCCTGCGGTGA
- a CDS encoding adenylate kinase translates to MRIVLVGPPGAGKGTQASFIASHLGVPKISTGDIFRANISQGTPLGVKAKEYLDAGQLVPDELTIDIVRDRLSQPDAVAGFLLDGFPRNVAQAEELDEILADNGVTPSSGKAYLDVVLDLEVDNDEVIKRISGRRLCRNDSGHIFHVDYSPSRDGAVCDICGGELYQRSDDAEGVVRTRLEVYAAETAPIIDYYREQGVLTTIDATGEVDVITGRAFAAVDAARG, encoded by the coding sequence GTGCGTATCGTTCTCGTCGGACCGCCGGGTGCGGGCAAGGGCACGCAGGCCTCGTTCATCGCCTCGCACCTGGGGGTCCCGAAGATCAGCACCGGGGACATCTTCCGGGCGAACATCTCCCAGGGCACCCCGCTGGGCGTGAAGGCCAAGGAGTACCTGGACGCCGGCCAATTGGTCCCGGACGAGCTCACCATAGACATCGTCCGCGACCGGCTCTCGCAGCCGGACGCGGTCGCCGGGTTCCTGCTCGACGGCTTCCCGCGGAACGTCGCGCAGGCCGAGGAGCTCGACGAGATCCTCGCCGACAACGGTGTCACGCCCTCCTCCGGCAAGGCCTACCTGGACGTCGTGCTCGACCTGGAGGTCGACAACGACGAGGTGATCAAGCGGATCTCCGGGCGCCGGCTGTGCCGCAACGACTCCGGGCACATCTTCCACGTCGACTACAGCCCCTCGCGGGACGGCGCGGTGTGCGACATCTGCGGCGGCGAGCTCTACCAGCGCTCGGACGACGCCGAGGGCGTGGTGCGCACCCGCCTCGAGGTCTACGCCGCCGAGACCGCCCCGATCATCGACTACTACCGCGAGCAGGGCGTGCTGACCACGATCGACGCCACCGGCGAGGTCGACGTCATCACCGGCCGTGCGTTCGCCGCGGTCGACGCCGCCCGCGGCTGA
- the map gene encoding type I methionyl aminopeptidase has protein sequence MHAHGDDDGIIELKTPEQFEAMKQAGKVVSRTLALLRSAVRPGITTGELDWIAEESIRSQGAAPSFLGYGDFPGSICASVNEEIVHGIPGSRVLREGDLISLDCGAIIPDEAARAADGRWNTKGWHADAAITVAVGEVAPELAELSRVTEQAMWAGINAVKEGVALNDVSTAIDSSTRSQPRRYGIVRDYGGHGIGSSMHMAPMVFNYPVRGENTVLATGMAIAIEPMLTLGKNKTRVLADDWTVVAKDGSYAAHWEHTVALTPDGVVVTTAPEE, from the coding sequence ATGCACGCGCACGGCGACGACGACGGCATCATCGAGCTGAAGACCCCGGAGCAGTTCGAGGCCATGAAGCAGGCCGGCAAGGTCGTCTCCCGCACGCTGGCGCTGCTGCGCTCGGCGGTCCGGCCGGGCATCACCACCGGTGAGCTGGACTGGATCGCCGAGGAATCCATTCGCTCTCAGGGCGCCGCGCCGTCCTTCCTCGGCTACGGCGACTTCCCCGGGTCGATCTGCGCCTCGGTCAACGAGGAGATCGTGCACGGCATCCCCGGCTCGCGCGTGCTGCGCGAGGGGGACCTGATCTCCCTGGACTGCGGCGCGATCATCCCGGACGAGGCCGCACGGGCCGCCGACGGCCGCTGGAACACCAAGGGCTGGCACGCCGACGCCGCGATCACCGTCGCCGTCGGCGAGGTCGCCCCGGAGCTCGCCGAGCTGTCCCGGGTCACCGAGCAGGCGATGTGGGCCGGCATCAACGCGGTCAAGGAAGGCGTCGCGCTCAACGACGTCTCCACCGCGATCGACTCCTCCACCCGCTCGCAGCCGCGCCGCTACGGCATCGTCCGCGACTACGGCGGGCACGGCATCGGCTCGTCCATGCACATGGCGCCGATGGTGTTCAACTACCCGGTCCGCGGCGAGAACACCGTGCTCGCCACCGGCATGGCCATCGCCATCGAACCGATGCTGACCCTGGGCAAGAACAAGACCCGGGTCCTCGCCGACGACTGGACGGTCGTGGCGAAGGATGGTTCCTACGCCGCACACTGGGAGCACACCGTCGCCCTGACGCCGGACGGCGTCGTGGTGACCACTGCTCCGGAAGAGTGA
- a CDS encoding sensor domain-containing protein, which translates to MARDRRAALAAAVLLALGAAAGCGASKGSAKPAAAAPQQPVAPAAPAAPTAAELQARLLTPADMPAGFVADEDTEDANGEMSSTEPDCRSMTDLMNSQGHPAGALSAADASFTRSQFGPNIATGLAGFATPEAAQKLLVSVTQAMHSCTRLTETDKDGSSYDFLVTQLSFPHTGDASAAIRVVAEVDDLPAQVDLVLVRVGNTLLYVADTDFGNTDADLTKQVVTRAVAKVENPAAAPRSVPAPAPAPAPAPASETQASTT; encoded by the coding sequence ATGGCTCGTGACCGACGGGCGGCCCTCGCGGCCGCCGTGCTCCTGGCGCTCGGCGCCGCGGCCGGCTGCGGAGCCTCGAAGGGCTCGGCGAAACCGGCCGCCGCCGCGCCGCAGCAGCCCGTGGCGCCGGCCGCGCCCGCCGCACCGACCGCCGCCGAGCTGCAGGCCCGCCTGCTGACCCCGGCGGACATGCCGGCCGGCTTCGTCGCCGACGAGGACACCGAGGACGCGAACGGCGAGATGTCCTCGACCGAGCCGGACTGCCGCTCGATGACCGACCTGATGAACAGCCAGGGCCACCCGGCCGGCGCGCTGTCCGCCGCCGACGCCTCGTTCACCCGCTCGCAGTTCGGCCCGAACATCGCCACCGGCCTGGCCGGCTTCGCCACCCCGGAGGCCGCGCAGAAGCTGCTGGTCTCGGTGACCCAGGCGATGCACAGCTGCACCCGGCTCACCGAGACGGACAAGGACGGCAGCAGCTACGACTTCCTGGTCACCCAGCTGTCCTTCCCGCACACCGGCGACGCCAGCGCCGCGATCCGCGTCGTCGCAGAGGTCGACGATCTCCCGGCGCAGGTGGACCTGGTGCTGGTCCGGGTCGGCAACACCCTGCTGTACGTGGCGGACACCGACTTCGGCAACACCGACGCGGATCTGACGAAGCAAGTGGTGACCCGGGCGGTGGCGAAGGTGGAGAATCCGGCGGCGGCGCCGCGGTCTGTGCCGGCACCGGCACCAGCACCGGCACCGGCACCGGCGTCGGAAACTCAGGCCTCCACCACCTGA
- a CDS encoding MMPL family transporter, whose amino-acid sequence MLRRAAELAIARPKTVVAVWVVVLMVGLGLGGSVFGKLGGLGAHVPGSESQVTADRLDKLDPGSDTIDGLVTSTTPGKVIAPNAALQGRVAAAVADLRRIPGVAQATDSVENPATTGDGQVVAIPVTFVSGISSHDENVAAKAAEARLRAIASPDFQVRVGGGPLISDALNNTAQSDASKAELISLPIVLLLLVVVFGGLLAASLPLVLAVCGVASTLLVLYGFSFTTDLSVYSVQITTMLGLGLGVDYALLMVTRFKQERVGTPDIADCVRQTVSAAGRTVFFSGLTVAVSLVGLVVYPAPFLRSMGLAATVVVAVDMLAAVTLLPALLAKFGHRIKPASPKRSEGRWFGQFAAGVARRPLPVLVVIAAGLVTVAAPVLSLTLSPGDARELPASSEARQVYDLSVAHFPGQSAANPLYVLVEGGATKPAYLTHLRSLPGVVDSAQKTYPDGSAVLQLTPAGTVNGKVATGLVQTIRGEHQGAYVTGDSAHLVDFRQMLVDRLPYATGVVLVSVFVLLFLFTGSVLIPLKAVLTNLLSIGASLGAMVWVFQQGHFAGLFGAGLKGGLGALDVTVPPLLIAVAFGLSMDYEIFILGRIREARLAGEPAREAVVTGVRHTGRVVTCAAALLVIVFACFMTGGAAPILEFGFGLTFAVLVDATLVRMLLVPAVLALLGERAWWAPRALRGVHERFGVAEAPEPVAEELLERV is encoded by the coding sequence ATGTTGAGACGCGCTGCAGAACTCGCCATCGCCCGGCCCAAGACCGTGGTCGCCGTGTGGGTCGTGGTCCTGATGGTCGGTCTGGGCCTGGGCGGGTCCGTGTTCGGCAAGCTCGGCGGGCTCGGGGCGCACGTGCCGGGCAGCGAGTCCCAGGTGACCGCCGACCGGCTGGACAAGCTGGACCCCGGCTCGGACACCATCGACGGCCTGGTGACCTCCACGACCCCGGGCAAGGTCATCGCCCCGAACGCCGCGTTGCAGGGCCGGGTCGCCGCCGCCGTGGCCGATCTGCGCCGGATCCCGGGCGTCGCGCAGGCGACCGACTCCGTGGAGAACCCCGCCACCACCGGCGACGGCCAGGTGGTCGCGATCCCGGTGACCTTCGTCAGCGGGATCTCCTCGCACGATGAGAACGTCGCCGCCAAGGCCGCCGAGGCACGCCTGCGCGCCATCGCGTCGCCGGACTTCCAGGTCCGTGTCGGCGGCGGTCCGCTGATCAGCGACGCGCTCAACAACACCGCGCAGTCCGACGCCAGCAAGGCCGAGCTGATCTCGCTGCCGATCGTGCTGCTGTTGCTGGTCGTGGTGTTCGGCGGGCTGCTCGCGGCGTCGCTGCCGCTGGTGTTGGCGGTCTGCGGCGTCGCGTCCACGCTGCTGGTGTTGTACGGCTTCAGCTTCACCACCGACCTGTCGGTGTACTCGGTGCAGATCACGACGATGCTGGGCCTAGGACTCGGCGTGGACTACGCGCTGCTGATGGTGACCCGGTTCAAGCAGGAGCGAGTCGGCACGCCGGACATCGCCGACTGTGTGCGCCAAACAGTCTCGGCCGCCGGTCGCACGGTCTTCTTCTCCGGACTCACCGTCGCGGTCAGCCTGGTCGGGCTGGTCGTGTACCCGGCGCCGTTCCTGCGCAGCATGGGCTTGGCGGCGACCGTCGTGGTGGCGGTCGACATGCTCGCGGCGGTGACGCTGCTGCCCGCGCTGCTGGCGAAGTTCGGACACCGGATCAAGCCCGCGAGCCCGAAGCGCTCGGAGGGACGCTGGTTCGGGCAGTTCGCGGCGGGCGTGGCGCGGCGTCCGCTGCCGGTGCTGGTGGTGATCGCCGCAGGGTTGGTCACCGTTGCCGCCCCGGTGCTGTCGCTGACGCTGAGCCCCGGCGACGCGCGTGAGCTGCCAGCCAGTTCGGAGGCGCGGCAGGTGTACGACCTGAGCGTGGCGCACTTCCCCGGGCAGAGCGCGGCCAATCCGCTATATGTGTTGGTCGAAGGCGGTGCCACGAAGCCCGCCTACCTGACGCACCTGCGATCGCTGCCGGGCGTCGTGGATTCGGCGCAGAAGACGTACCCGGACGGCAGCGCGGTGCTCCAGCTGACGCCTGCCGGGACGGTGAACGGCAAGGTGGCGACCGGGCTGGTGCAGACCATCCGGGGGGAGCATCAGGGTGCGTACGTGACCGGGGACAGCGCGCACCTCGTGGACTTCCGGCAGATGCTGGTCGACCGGCTCCCGTACGCCACCGGCGTGGTGCTGGTGTCGGTGTTCGTGCTGCTGTTCCTGTTCACCGGTTCGGTGCTGATCCCGCTCAAGGCGGTGCTGACCAACCTGCTGAGCATCGGCGCCTCGCTGGGCGCGATGGTGTGGGTCTTCCAGCAGGGGCACTTCGCCGGGCTCTTCGGCGCCGGGCTGAAGGGCGGCCTGGGCGCGCTGGACGTGACGGTCCCGCCGCTGCTGATCGCGGTCGCGTTCGGCCTGTCGATGGACTACGAGATCTTCATCCTCGGCCGGATCCGCGAGGCCCGGCTGGCCGGCGAGCCCGCGCGTGAGGCGGTGGTCACCGGCGTGCGGCACACCGGCCGGGTGGTGACGTGCGCGGCGGCGCTGCTGGTGATCGTCTTCGCCTGCTTCATGACCGGCGGCGCGGCGCCGATCCTGGAGTTCGGCTTCGGGCTGACGTTCGCGGTGCTCGTCGACGCCACGCTGGTCCGCATGCTGCTGGTGCCCGCGGTGCTGGCGCTGCTCGGCGAGCGCGCGTGGTGGGCGCCGCGGGCGCTGCGCGGGGTGCACGAGCGGTTCGGGGTCGCCGAGGCGCCCGAGCCGGTCGCGGAGGAGCTGCTGGAGCGGGTCTGA
- a CDS encoding response regulator, whose product MAIRVVVADDQELVRSGFAMILDAQPDIEVVGEAGDGAAAVALTRSLSPDVVLLDVRMPVMDGIEAARQITAEGGSRILMLTTFDVDEYVYDALYAGASGFLLKDVRRDDLVHAVRVVAAGDSLLAPSVTRRLIADVTSRRPARAGDPGAAPSARLDALTPRERETLLLMARGASNAEIAARLFVSEHTVKTHVSNILMKLGLRDRVHAVIFAYDSGLVTPSPEG is encoded by the coding sequence GTGGCGATTCGGGTGGTGGTGGCCGACGATCAGGAACTGGTCCGCAGCGGGTTCGCGATGATCCTGGACGCGCAGCCGGACATCGAGGTGGTCGGCGAAGCCGGCGACGGCGCGGCGGCCGTGGCGCTGACCCGTTCGCTGAGTCCTGACGTCGTGCTCCTGGACGTGCGGATGCCGGTGATGGACGGCATCGAGGCCGCGCGGCAGATCACCGCCGAGGGCGGCAGCCGCATCCTCATGCTCACCACCTTCGACGTCGACGAGTACGTGTACGACGCGCTCTACGCCGGCGCCTCCGGCTTCCTGCTCAAGGACGTGCGCCGCGACGACCTGGTGCACGCGGTCCGCGTGGTCGCCGCCGGGGACTCGCTGCTGGCGCCGTCGGTCACCCGCCGGCTGATCGCCGACGTCACCTCCCGCCGCCCGGCCCGCGCCGGAGACCCGGGCGCCGCGCCCTCGGCCCGGCTCGACGCCCTCACCCCGCGCGAGCGCGAGACCCTGCTGCTGATGGCCCGCGGCGCCTCGAACGCCGAGATCGCCGCGCGCCTGTTCGTCAGCGAGCACACGGTGAAGACCCACGTCAGCAACATCCTGATGAAACTGGGACTGCGCGACCGCGTCCACGCGGTGATCTTCGCCTACGACAGCGGGCTGGTGACTCCCTCTCCGGAGGGATGA
- a CDS encoding sensor histidine kinase, with the protein MQSTDTRLIETLRLRRPRRDDVLVAAIVLLLNSGTYLIPGIVPWGPWRYLLETATIVPLLWRESVPVPSALATGALTLIVTATVHPAQPFPYAVLVTQYTIGSVLRGRTRGVLVGLFMAGNVVAEALHQQWGNPEDFLVTFTLSLTALFLGVLMQSEHDSLSVRADRALQAERVRIARDMHDVVGHAVALMVVQAEAGPLLVRDKPERAEAAFEAISAAGRDAMAQLRGLLGTLHQDEGGGRDPLPTLADLDDLVHQVRKAGLQVRIEHTGSASPLSPGAETAAYRVVQEALTNTLKHAQASRAEVRLSWAPSALEITVADNGRGAGDGSADGGGGHGLTGLRERLAPVGGALSWTSPPDTGGFALTAVIPSGQ; encoded by the coding sequence GTGCAGAGCACGGACACCCGACTGATCGAGACCCTCCGGCTCCGGCGGCCGCGGCGCGACGACGTCCTGGTGGCCGCCATCGTGCTGCTTCTGAACAGCGGAACGTATCTGATACCCGGCATCGTGCCCTGGGGACCGTGGCGGTATCTGCTGGAGACGGCGACGATCGTGCCGCTGCTGTGGCGGGAGTCCGTGCCGGTCCCCTCCGCGCTGGCCACCGGGGCGCTCACGCTGATCGTCACCGCCACCGTGCACCCGGCGCAACCCTTTCCGTACGCGGTCCTGGTCACGCAGTACACGATCGGCTCGGTCCTGCGCGGCCGGACCCGGGGTGTCCTGGTCGGCCTGTTCATGGCCGGCAACGTCGTCGCCGAGGCGCTGCACCAGCAATGGGGCAATCCAGAAGACTTCCTGGTCACCTTCACCCTCAGCCTGACCGCGCTGTTCCTCGGTGTCCTGATGCAGTCCGAGCACGACTCGCTGTCGGTGCGGGCCGACCGCGCGCTGCAGGCCGAACGGGTCCGGATCGCCCGCGACATGCACGACGTGGTCGGCCACGCCGTGGCGCTGATGGTCGTGCAGGCCGAAGCCGGTCCGCTGCTGGTGCGGGACAAGCCGGAGCGCGCCGAGGCGGCGTTCGAGGCCATCTCGGCGGCCGGCCGCGACGCGATGGCCCAGCTGCGCGGCCTGCTCGGCACGCTCCACCAGGACGAGGGCGGCGGCCGCGACCCGCTGCCCACCCTGGCCGACCTCGACGACCTGGTGCACCAGGTCCGCAAGGCCGGGCTCCAGGTCCGCATCGAGCACACCGGCAGCGCCTCGCCGCTGTCGCCCGGCGCCGAGACCGCCGCCTACCGGGTGGTGCAGGAAGCCCTCACCAATACCCTGAAACACGCTCAAGCCTCGCGCGCCGAGGTCCGCCTGAGCTGGGCGCCGAGCGCGCTGGAGATCACGGTGGCGGACAACGGCCGGGGCGCCGGCGACGGCTCGGCGGACGGTGGCGGCGGGCACGGCCTGACCGGTCTGCGGGAGCGGCTGGCGCCGGTGGGCGGCGCGCTGAGCTGGACCTCTCCGCCGGACACCGGCGGGTTCGCGCTGACCGCGGTCATCCCCTCCGGGCAGTAG
- a CDS encoding DUF1707 SHOCT-like domain-containing protein, protein MTTQGGASFDPDMRAGDADRERLVEELREQHAAGRLTLEEFDERMTKAYAAKTYGELRTLTRDLPVDLAQLNIQQAQQRTAQPSQRPVEVRRDGSGRMQINIDNQAIQDRINHHVERQTERWQRHQDRHQQRWTQQQERWQQAAARRGGRGGHGLRSAIAFSSWLSLSVLLTGIWLVGNLAGGHDWGNFWPIWPIGITGVLMVARGINRRN, encoded by the coding sequence ATGACGACGCAGGGTGGGGCCTCGTTCGATCCTGATATGCGCGCCGGCGACGCCGACCGCGAACGCCTCGTGGAGGAACTTCGCGAGCAGCACGCGGCCGGGCGGCTGACGCTCGAGGAGTTCGACGAGCGCATGACCAAGGCCTATGCGGCCAAGACGTACGGCGAGCTGCGCACGCTCACCCGGGACCTGCCGGTGGACCTCGCGCAGCTGAACATCCAGCAGGCGCAGCAGCGCACCGCGCAGCCCTCGCAGCGGCCGGTCGAGGTGCGCCGCGACGGGTCCGGCCGGATGCAGATCAACATCGACAACCAGGCCATCCAGGACCGCATCAACCACCACGTGGAGCGGCAGACCGAGCGCTGGCAGCGCCACCAGGACCGGCACCAGCAGCGCTGGACGCAGCAGCAGGAGCGCTGGCAGCAGGCGGCGGCGCGGCGCGGCGGGCGCGGCGGGCACGGGCTGCGCAGCGCGATCGCGTTCAGCTCCTGGCTCTCGCTCTCGGTGCTGCTCACCGGGATCTGGCTGGTCGGCAACCTGGCCGGCGGCCACGACTGGGGCAACTTCTGGCCGATTTGGCCGATCGGGATCACGGGCGTGCTGATGGTCGCCCGGGGGATCAACCGGCGGAACTGA
- the infA gene encoding translation initiation factor IF-1, with protein MAKKEGAIEIEGTIIESLPNAMFRVELANGHKVLAHISGKMRMHYIRILPDDRVVVELSPYDLTRGRIVYRYK; from the coding sequence TTGGCCAAAAAAGAAGGCGCCATCGAGATCGAGGGCACCATCATCGAGTCCCTGCCCAACGCGATGTTCCGCGTTGAGCTGGCGAACGGCCACAAGGTCCTCGCGCACATCTCCGGCAAGATGCGGATGCACTACATCCGGATCCTCCCGGACGACCGGGTCGTCGTCGAGCTGAGCCCGTACGACCTGACCCGTGGGCGCATCGTCTACCGCTACAAGTGA
- the rpmJ gene encoding 50S ribosomal protein L36: MKVKPSVKKICDKCKVIRRHGRVMVICENLRHKQRQG; encoded by the coding sequence ATGAAGGTCAAGCCCAGCGTCAAGAAGATCTGTGACAAGTGCAAGGTGATCCGTCGCCACGGCCGCGTCATGGTGATCTGCGAGAACCTGCGCCACAAGCAGCGTCAGGGCTGA
- the rpsM gene encoding 30S ribosomal protein S13, producing the protein MARLSGVDIPREKRLEIALTYIYGIGRTRSQKTCAETGINPNTRVKDLTEDDLVKLRQWIDTNYRVEGDLRREVQADIRRKIEIGCYQGVRHRKGLPVHGQRTHTNARTRKGPRKAIAGKKKAGRK; encoded by the coding sequence ATGGCACGTCTCTCTGGTGTGGACATCCCGCGCGAAAAGCGTCTGGAGATCGCCCTCACCTACATCTACGGCATCGGCCGCACCCGCTCGCAGAAGACGTGCGCGGAGACCGGCATCAACCCGAACACGCGCGTGAAGGACCTGACGGAGGACGACCTCGTCAAGCTCCGCCAGTGGATCGACACGAACTACCGCGTCGAGGGCGACCTGCGCCGTGAGGTCCAGGCGGACATCCGCCGCAAGATCGAGATCGGCTGCTACCAGGGCGTCCGGCACCGCAAGGGGCTGCCGGTCCATGGTCAGCGCACCCACACCAACGCGCGTACGCGCAAGGGCCCGCGCAAGGCCATCGCCGGCAAGAAGAAGGCCGGCCGGAAGTAG
- the rpsK gene encoding 30S ribosomal protein S11, with the protein MPPQSRKAGAKAPKLRRKEKKNVAHGHAHIKSTFNNTIVSITDPQGNVIAWASSGQVGFKGSRKSTPFAAQMTAEAAARRAMEHGMKKVDVFVKGPGSGRETAIRSLQQTGLEVGSINDVTPSPHNGCRPPKRRRV; encoded by the coding sequence ATGCCTCCCCAGAGCCGTAAGGCCGGCGCCAAGGCTCCCAAGCTGCGCCGCAAGGAAAAGAAGAACGTCGCCCACGGGCACGCTCACATCAAGAGCACGTTCAACAACACCATCGTCTCGATCACCGACCCGCAGGGCAACGTGATCGCGTGGGCGAGCTCGGGTCAGGTGGGCTTCAAGGGCTCGCGCAAGTCGACCCCGTTCGCCGCTCAGATGACCGCCGAGGCCGCCGCCCGCCGGGCCATGGAGCACGGCATGAAGAAGGTCGACGTCTTCGTCAAGGGTCCCGGCTCCGGCCGCGAGACCGCCATCCGGTCGCTGCAGCAGACCGGCCTGGAGGTCGGATCCATCAACGACGTCACCCCTTCGCCGCACAACGGCTGCCGTCCGCCGAAGCGCCGGCGCGTCTGA
- the rpsD gene encoding 30S ribosomal protein S4, protein MARYTGPDCKRCRREKTKLFLKGSKCDGPKCPIEIRPYPPGEHGRGRTKENEYLLQLREKQKTARIYGVLEKQFRGYYEEANRKGGKTGENLLRILESRLDNVVYRAGFAKSRDHARQLVRHGHILINGHKANIPSMRVTPSDIVEVRKESLELTPFVVARAEAGERAVPAWIEVIPSKMRILVHSLPERAVIDTQVQEQLIVELYSK, encoded by the coding sequence ATGGCCCGTTACACCGGCCCCGACTGCAAGCGCTGCCGCCGCGAGAAGACGAAGCTCTTCCTCAAGGGCAGCAAGTGCGATGGCCCCAAGTGCCCGATCGAGATCCGTCCCTACCCCCCGGGTGAGCACGGCCGCGGTCGCACCAAGGAGAACGAGTACCTGCTCCAGCTTCGCGAGAAGCAGAAGACCGCCCGCATCTACGGCGTTCTGGAGAAGCAGTTCCGCGGTTACTACGAGGAGGCCAACCGCAAGGGCGGCAAGACGGGTGAGAACCTGCTCCGCATCCTCGAGTCCCGCCTGGACAACGTGGTCTACCGCGCCGGCTTCGCCAAGTCCCGCGACCACGCGCGCCAGCTGGTGCGCCACGGCCACATCCTGATCAACGGCCACAAGGCGAACATCCCCTCGATGCGGGTCACCCCGAGCGACATCGTCGAGGTGCGCAAGGAGAGCCTGGAGCTCACCCCGTTCGTGGTCGCCCGCGCCGAGGCCGGCGAGCGTGCCGTGCCGGCGTGGATCGAGGTCATCCCGTCGAAGATGCGGATCCTCGTGCACTCCCTCCCGGAGCGTGCTGTCATTGACACGCAGGTCCAGGAGCAGCTGATCGTCGAGCTCTACTCCAAGTAA